The proteins below come from a single Gloeocapsa sp. DLM2.Bin57 genomic window:
- a CDS encoding periplasmic heavy metal sensor: MVREILIMLLRRFSLIGALVILGLATPQFTSQSFAQPWFNNSNNSSLNVVGAGRLLEKLNLTDSQREQIRGIQAKYAENIQQNHQDLHNAYEELRTMMIDDTSDEVIRSKYQDIMNMRLRSSDLRFETMLEVRNVLTINQRQELADLMEQRRAHHGRGMRGPAPIIP; encoded by the coding sequence ATGGTAAGGGAGATTTTAATTATGTTATTACGTCGTTTTTCTTTAATTGGAGCTTTAGTTATCCTTGGTTTAGCTACTCCACAATTTACGAGTCAATCTTTCGCTCAACCTTGGTTTAATAATTCTAATAACTCTAGTCTCAACGTTGTTGGCGCAGGAAGGCTATTAGAAAAATTAAACCTTACTGATTCCCAAAGAGAACAAATTAGAGGAATTCAGGCTAAATATGCTGAGAATATTCAACAAAATCATCAGGATTTACACAATGCTTATGAAGAGTTGCGCACTATGATGATTGATGATACCTCAGATGAGGTTATTCGTAGTAAATATCAAGATATTATGAATATGCGTCTGAGATCCTCTGATTTACGCTTTGAAACTATGCTCGAAGTTCGTAACGTCTTAACTATCAATCAACGTCAAGAATTAGCTGATTTAATGGAACAAAGACGCGCTCATCATGGTAGAGGAATGAGAGGACCTGCACCTATAATACCGTAA
- a CDS encoding LppP/LprE family lipoprotein yields MIKIASLFLGLILANGVWLEDNVNWNNPNAAIPTAPEIEGGGNLANCLDNNRPAIFPEDELLEAAGWTLTGASQVFGATKVITAMADADGMCRPSYYNVFVFTDGQFSGTLSPVEMYPRTDGSLVSVDLYREGYLAATFNRYSETDALCCPSGSTRVSYEVKMEDNYPVLVPKLPGDNLIQ; encoded by the coding sequence ATGATTAAAATTGCTAGTTTGTTTTTGGGTTTAATCCTTGCTAATGGTGTTTGGTTAGAAGATAATGTTAATTGGAATAATCCTAACGCTGCTATCCCTACTGCACCTGAGATAGAGGGTGGAGGTAATTTAGCTAATTGTCTAGATAATAATCGTCCTGCTATTTTTCCTGAAGATGAACTGTTAGAAGCTGCAGGATGGACTCTTACAGGAGCATCTCAAGTATTTGGAGCGACTAAAGTAATTACAGCCATGGCTGATGCTGATGGTATGTGTCGCCCGTCATACTATAATGTATTTGTCTTTACTGACGGTCAATTTTCTGGTACTTTATCTCCTGTAGAGATGTATCCTCGCACTGATGGTAGTTTAGTTAGCGTTGATTTGTATAGAGAGGGTTATCTAGCAGCTACTTTTAATCGTTACAGTGAAACAGACGCCTTATGCTGTCCTTCTGGTTCTACCCGAGTTTCTTATGAGGTTAAAATGGAGGATAATTACCCTGTTTTAGTCCCTAAATTACCTGGGGATAATTTAATCCAATAA
- a CDS encoding efflux RND transporter periplasmic adaptor subunit → MSSKKTRSLLIGIIVLSGAVIGIAQGIKWLSPPVESSQQRVIPPRPVTTATLKTGAAIRTIKLLGQVEASGQATIRSRVDGEVKEVLVKIGDRLNPNQTVAILDDRNQQLAFLAAQARLAEEQSKLASLEVGTRSEIIAQRQAELAAAVARESEAQDNLNRLTTLSQEGAISERDLIQAKTAADAARNERIRIEATLNEAQSGPTLEEIAAQRAIVQGAQITLEQAQLDLERTQITTDFIGVVQERLISPGDYIESGDPVISLINPEDIDIFLEVPEQLIGQVEVGQRVELKARAIPDWQGEATVQAILPGTEAATRRQVVRINLNQSTSSLLPGMSVQGTIELAIASEANQFIVPRDALSNRNEQWLIFGVENDQIQEYPVEIIADMGETVAITQPDLTLGQEIVISGGDALHQGTTVKIVGQQL, encoded by the coding sequence ATGTCAAGTAAAAAAACTCGTAGTCTCTTAATAGGTATAATTGTTTTGAGTGGAGCAGTTATAGGAATTGCACAAGGAATAAAATGGTTATCTCCACCAGTGGAATCATCCCAACAGAGAGTAATACCACCACGTCCTGTAACTACAGCAACACTCAAAACAGGAGCAGCCATCAGAACGATAAAATTATTAGGTCAAGTAGAAGCTAGTGGACAAGCAACTATTCGCAGTCGAGTAGATGGGGAAGTAAAAGAAGTCCTAGTCAAAATAGGCGATCGCCTTAACCCCAATCAAACCGTAGCGATTCTTGACGATCGCAATCAACAACTAGCTTTCTTAGCAGCACAAGCGCGACTAGCAGAAGAACAAAGTAAACTAGCTAGTTTAGAAGTAGGAACAAGATCAGAAATTATCGCCCAACGTCAGGCAGAATTAGCAGCAGCTGTAGCTAGAGAAAGTGAAGCGCAAGATAACCTTAACCGACTGACTACCCTGAGTCAAGAAGGAGCTATCAGTGAAAGAGATTTAATTCAAGCTAAAACCGCAGCTGATGCAGCTCGTAACGAAAGAATAAGAATAGAAGCCACCTTAAACGAAGCTCAATCAGGACCTACTCTCGAAGAAATAGCAGCCCAAAGAGCTATCGTACAAGGTGCTCAAATAACCCTAGAGCAAGCTCAACTAGATTTAGAAAGAACTCAAATCACTACAGACTTTATAGGAGTAGTACAAGAGCGTTTAATTAGTCCGGGAGACTATATCGAAAGTGGCGATCCAGTCATTAGCTTGATTAATCCAGAAGACATTGATATCTTTCTCGAAGTACCAGAACAACTCATCGGTCAAGTAGAAGTAGGACAAAGAGTAGAATTAAAAGCTAGAGCAATACCTGATTGGCAAGGTGAAGCTACAGTACAAGCTATTTTACCAGGTACAGAAGCGGCAACCCGTCGTCAAGTAGTGAGAATTAATTTAAATCAATCTACCTCCTCTCTGTTACCGGGAATGTCTGTACAGGGGACAATTGAATTAGCGATCGCTTCTGAAGCCAACCAATTTATTGTTCCTCGTGACGCTTTAAGCAATCGCAATGAACAATGGTTGATTTTCGGAGTGGAAAATGACCAAATACAAGAATATCCCGTAGAAATCATAGCCGATATGGGAGAAACAGTAGCCATTACTCAACCAGATTTAACTCTAGGTCAAGAAATCGTTATTTCTGGAGGTGATGCACTACATCAAGGAACAACAGTCAAGATAGTTGGGCAACAATTATGA
- a CDS encoding sigma-70 family RNA polymerase sigma factor, translated as MLANELDKITDRELVLKATRGDQQAFRLLYRRYQPRVRSTLYQLCGNFCLDDLVQEVFLKAWKNLPKLREVAYFSTWLYRITWNVANDHRRKFAQQKQRSENLILLDNQPQSLDVMELHYQDLIWRGLQTLSFDHRAVLILHDLEDLPQKEIAQILEIPVGTVKSRLFHARNAMRTFLQQQGLDL; from the coding sequence GTGTTGGCTAATGAGCTAGATAAGATTACAGACAGAGAATTAGTACTCAAAGCTACTAGAGGCGATCAACAAGCTTTTCGTTTACTCTATCGTCGTTATCAACCTAGAGTTCGCTCAACTTTGTATCAACTTTGTGGTAATTTCTGCTTAGATGATTTGGTACAGGAAGTCTTTCTTAAAGCTTGGAAAAACTTACCTAAGCTTAGAGAAGTGGCTTATTTTTCCACTTGGCTTTATCGTATCACTTGGAATGTAGCTAATGATCATCGTCGTAAGTTTGCACAACAAAAACAAAGGTCAGAAAACCTGATATTGCTCGATAATCAACCACAATCACTCGATGTGATGGAATTACACTATCAGGATTTAATCTGGCGAGGTTTACAAACCTTAAGTTTTGACCATCGCGCTGTACTAATTCTCCATGATTTAGAAGATTTACCCCAAAAAGAAATCGCCCAAATTCTTGAGATTCCAGTAGGTACGGTTAAATCTCGTTTGTTCCACGCCCGTAATGCTATGCGTACTTTTCTACAGCAACAAGGATTAGATTTATGA
- a CDS encoding efflux RND transporter permease subunit has product MNLIETAVRWRHGTFVLFCLLALFGVLALFNLPIELQPGGETPEITIRTSYPGASPTEVEDLITRPVEEALENVQGIKEIRSTSSLGSSNITAEFEWNTNINERFVDVLSKLQIISSLPAEAGDPSVQVASGDSRPMMWIALSPQPGFSSDADRYRDLVQDLIVPRLRQIEGIADISTPGGREKEVEVVVDPRALADRQLRLEDVINALRSNNRDVRGGPMVVGRREYRVRTVSRSQDLSELEGFVIRRDEAGTVYLRDVATVQMGRELENTVLLVNGQPTVGIGIEKRIGGNVPSISEAVRGQLVQLQEELDSRGEGVEFLINYDENDYIQQSISLVQSNLIIGSILAAVILLLFLGSIRSVAVVALTIPTTVITVFIVLQLLGRSLNVISLAGIAFAVGMIVDNAIVVLENIYNHLEQGKSPVQAAIDGTQEVWSAMLASTLTTVAVFIPIILIEGEAGRLFTDIGIALASAVLFSLFAALTLVPMLSGLFLRAHGTEGLQPRNRLERIVSKVANLFGVIESKLENFLLLSVAWSLGQGRRWRRLFLLAIPMLLLWTGINLLPPADYLPEGNRNLIMWLAEPFPGTSIPESVRLTEPMREFIQQQPEVERNLLILSSNRRLMLVFLKPELATGNNLNSMVNRLMQASGNFPGFRFLFPVRIPIFRNPGKSYEVRVVGQDLQELDAIASQLSGEIQQLPGVQNVRSNFVDGAPELQVIPNRERLAEVGYREADLGQLVEAALGGVRASEFVSGRRELNVTVELQDTLVETPEDLRQLVIYANNGQQVQLKDVATVLDTTGPDAINRVDLERAVTLTVSVARDAPLGTLVEQTQQDILKPLSQSLPTGYRVQLSGSADLLNSTLAQMNFTFLFSLLITYLLLVALYRSFLYPVVIMITVPIGLTGALLAIVIANAIPGVVIPFDMITRLGLIILTGVVVNNAILLVDRALQLQQEGKSYDDSLYYATRDRLRPIFMSAGTTIIGMFPLAFIPGQGTELYQGLGLTLIGGLALSTFLTPTVVPAIMGLLRDFTGLNQD; this is encoded by the coding sequence ATGAATTTAATCGAAACAGCTGTACGCTGGAGACACGGAACATTTGTATTATTTTGTCTGTTAGCTTTATTCGGGGTATTGGCTTTATTTAATCTCCCCATAGAGTTACAACCAGGAGGAGAGACACCAGAAATAACCATTAGAACAAGTTATCCTGGTGCTAGTCCTACTGAAGTAGAAGACTTAATTACACGTCCTGTAGAAGAAGCCTTAGAAAACGTCCAAGGGATCAAAGAAATCCGCAGTACCAGTAGTCTAGGTTCTAGTAATATAACTGCTGAATTTGAATGGAATACTAATATTAATGAGCGCTTTGTCGATGTCTTGAGTAAATTACAAATAATCTCTAGTTTACCAGCAGAAGCGGGCGATCCTTCTGTACAGGTAGCTAGTGGTGATAGTCGTCCGATGATGTGGATTGCACTATCTCCTCAACCTGGCTTTAGCTCAGACGCCGATCGCTATCGAGATTTAGTCCAAGACCTGATTGTACCTAGGTTACGACAAATAGAAGGAATCGCCGATATTTCCACTCCAGGAGGTCGAGAGAAAGAAGTTGAGGTAGTTGTTGACCCCCGAGCTTTAGCAGACCGTCAATTGCGCTTAGAAGACGTAATTAACGCACTCAGGAGCAATAATCGGGACGTGCGCGGTGGACCAATGGTAGTAGGACGTAGAGAATATAGAGTACGTACCGTCAGTCGTTCTCAAGACCTTTCTGAATTAGAAGGATTTGTTATCCGTAGAGATGAAGCCGGAACTGTCTATTTAAGAGACGTTGCTACAGTACAAATGGGTCGAGAACTAGAAAATACTGTACTCTTAGTCAATGGTCAACCTACCGTAGGAATTGGGATAGAAAAGAGAATCGGTGGAAATGTACCCTCAATTAGTGAAGCAGTCAGAGGTCAATTAGTACAACTCCAAGAAGAGTTAGATAGTCGCGGTGAAGGGGTAGAGTTTTTAATCAATTACGATGAAAACGATTATATTCAACAATCTATTAGTTTAGTACAAAGTAACTTAATCATTGGTTCGATCTTGGCTGCGGTGATTTTACTATTATTCCTTGGTTCAATTCGCAGCGTCGCGGTGGTAGCTTTGACTATTCCTACTACAGTGATTACAGTATTTATCGTCTTGCAATTATTGGGACGTTCTCTCAATGTAATTAGTTTAGCGGGAATCGCTTTCGCTGTAGGGATGATTGTGGATAACGCCATCGTCGTACTCGAAAATATCTATAATCACCTTGAGCAGGGTAAATCACCCGTACAAGCGGCGATCGATGGGACTCAAGAAGTTTGGTCAGCTATGCTCGCTTCTACCCTGACTACTGTCGCTGTCTTTATCCCGATTATCTTAATCGAAGGTGAAGCCGGAAGACTTTTTACAGATATCGGTATCGCTTTAGCAAGTGCGGTTTTATTCTCTCTGTTTGCTGCTTTAACCTTAGTTCCGATGTTATCGGGTTTGTTTTTACGCGCTCATGGAACAGAAGGACTTCAACCCCGTAATCGGTTAGAAAGAATAGTTAGTAAAGTTGCTAATCTCTTTGGAGTTATTGAAAGCAAATTAGAAAATTTCCTCCTTTTAAGTGTAGCTTGGTCATTAGGACAAGGAAGACGTTGGCGACGATTATTTTTATTAGCTATCCCGATGTTATTACTTTGGACTGGAATTAATCTTCTTCCTCCCGCTGATTATCTACCCGAAGGAAACCGTAATCTCATCATGTGGTTAGCTGAACCCTTCCCTGGTACTTCTATACCTGAATCAGTCAGACTAACTGAACCTATGCGGGAATTTATCCAACAACAACCAGAAGTTGAACGTAATCTATTGATACTTAGTTCTAATCGTCGCTTGATGCTCGTTTTTTTGAAACCGGAATTAGCCACAGGTAATAACCTTAACTCTATGGTTAATCGGTTAATGCAAGCTAGTGGTAATTTTCCTGGTTTTCGTTTTCTTTTTCCTGTACGTATTCCCATCTTTAGGAATCCGGGTAAATCCTACGAAGTGCGCGTGGTTGGTCAAGATTTACAAGAATTAGACGCGATCGCCTCTCAACTCAGTGGGGAAATTCAACAATTACCAGGTGTACAAAACGTTCGTTCTAATTTCGTAGATGGAGCACCAGAATTACAGGTTATCCCCAATCGGGAAAGACTCGCAGAAGTAGGCTACCGCGAAGCAGATTTAGGTCAACTAGTAGAAGCCGCTTTAGGTGGTGTCCGCGCTTCTGAATTCGTCTCAGGAAGACGAGAACTGAATGTAACGGTAGAGTTACAAGATACCCTGGTAGAAACACCAGAAGATTTACGTCAACTCGTCATTTATGCTAATAATGGACAACAAGTACAATTAAAAGACGTAGCTACAGTTTTAGATACCACAGGACCTGACGCGATTAACCGTGTGGATTTAGAACGTGCGGTGACTCTTACGGTTAGTGTCGCTAGAGACGCACCATTAGGGACATTAGTAGAACAAACCCAACAGGATATTCTTAAACCTCTGAGTCAATCTCTACCCACTGGTTATCGTGTCCAATTGAGTGGATCTGCAGATCTCCTTAACTCAACTCTGGCGCAAATGAATTTTACCTTTTTATTCTCTCTGTTAATCACTTACTTACTCTTGGTAGCGTTGTATCGTTCCTTCCTCTATCCCGTGGTGATTATGATTACCGTTCCCATTGGGTTAACAGGAGCATTACTGGCGATCGTCATTGCTAACGCGATTCCTGGTGTAGTGATTCCCTTTGATATGATTACGCGATTAGGTTTAATCATTTTAACAGGGGTAGTAGTTAATAACGCTATTCTTTTAGTAGATAGAGCTTTACAACTACAACAGGAAGGTAAAAGTTATGATGACTCCCTCTACTACGCGACACGCGATCGCCTTCGTCCTATTTTCATGTCAGCAGGAACTACTATTATTGGGATGTTCCCCCTAGCTTTTATACCAGGTCAAGGAACAGAATTGTATCAAGGTTTAGGGTTAACTTTAATTGGAGGTTTAGCCCTATCTACATTTTTAACCCCAACAGTAGTACCAGCTATTATGGGGTTATTAAGAGATTTTACAGGTCTAAATCAGGATTAA